From Bos indicus isolate NIAB-ARS_2022 breed Sahiwal x Tharparkar chromosome 4, NIAB-ARS_B.indTharparkar_mat_pri_1.0, whole genome shotgun sequence, the proteins below share one genomic window:
- the IGFBP3 gene encoding insulin-like growth factor-binding protein 3 has protein sequence MLRARPALWAAALTALTLLRGPPAARAGAGTMGAGPVVRCEPCDARAVAQCAPPPPSPPCAELVREPGCGCCLTCALREGQPCGVYTERCGSGLRCQPPPGDPRPLQALLDGRGLCANASAVGRLRPYLLPSASGNGSESEEDHSMGSTENQAGPSTHRVPVSKFHPIHTKMDVIKKGHAKDSQRYKVDYESQSTDTQNFSSESKRETEYGPCRREMEDTLNHLKFLNMLSPRGIHIPNCDKKGFYKKKQCRPSKGRKRGFCWCVDKYGQPLPGFDVKGKGDVHCYSMESK, from the exons ATGCTGCGGGCACGCCCCGCGCTCTGGGCTGCGGCTTTGACCGCACTGACGTTGCTCCGCGGACCGCCGGCGGCACGAGCTGGGGCGGGCACGATGGGCGCCGGCCCAGTGGTGCGCTGCGAGCCGTGCGACGCGCGTGCCGTTGCCCAGTGCGCGCCGCCGCCCCCCTCGCCCCCGTGCGCCGAGCTGGTGCGCGAGCCGGGCTGCGGTTGCTGTCTCACGTGCGCGCTGCGCGAGGGTCAGCCTTGCGGCGTCTACACCGAGCGCTGTGGCTCCGGCCTCCGCTGCCAGCCGCCGCCTGGCGATCCGCGCCCGCTACAAGCGTTGTTGGACGGCCGCGGGCTCTGCGCCAACGCCAGCGCCGTCGGCCGCCTGCGCCCTTACCTGCTACCGTCCGCGTCAG GAAATGGCAGTGAGTCGGAAGAAGACCACAGCATGGGGAGCACAGAGAACCAGGCTGGCCCCAGCACACACCGGGTGCCCGTCTCCAAATTCCACCCCATCCACACCAAGATGGATGTCATCAAGAAAGGTCATGCCAAGGACAGCCAGCGCTACAAGGTTGACTACGAGTCTCAGAGCACAGACACCCAGAACTTCTCCTCTGAGTCCAAGCGTGAGACAGAATAC GGGCCCTGCCGCCGGGAAATGGAAGACACGCTGAACCACCTCAAGTTCCTGAACATGCTCAGCCCCAGGGGCATCCACATTCCCAACTGCGACAAGAAGGGCTTCTACAAGAAAAAGCAG tgccgccCTTCCAAGGGCAGGAAGCGGGGTTTCTGCTGGTGTGTGGATAAGTACGGGCAGCCCCTCCCGGGCTTCGACGTGAAGGGGAAAGGGGACGTGCACTGCTACAGCATGGAGAGCAAGTAG